The following are encoded in a window of Caldicellulosiruptor danielii genomic DNA:
- the tcmP gene encoding three-Cys-motif partner protein TcmP, with translation MKSQDFYMEQTDSSLVKSLIVSNYFDTWLNIVYGYTNKNFVIYVDLYCGPGEYENSKKSTPALIMDKLNSKEALMKKAKNKLLFWFNDSNPILTKKLTECLQTYGLENIKFDKPSVPCNPMTVFITNYELPSVEIETLIRRLDFPILAFLDPWGYKGISKELIDMIVNKPYSDCIFFFNYNRIRPAIENENVIEHVQKILGSEGLKNVKERLMMATTQYQKEIIILDEIIKYFSNNYRRYVVPFRFLTYTTQKQRTSHYIIFVTKNSTAQKVMKEIMSKLCSDTHELHFSYIPPNPQLSFLGIDQSDESKEKIKKRLLQTYAGKELSFKELYAKEGYYNVYTVDQYFDILKDLEIEGKVVFSLPPTKKGNDRKLSADNLYKMGKVKFV, from the coding sequence GTGAAGAGTCAAGACTTTTACATGGAGCAAACAGACTCTTCTTTAGTAAAATCTTTGATTGTCTCAAATTATTTCGACACCTGGCTCAATATTGTTTATGGCTATACTAATAAGAATTTTGTAATATATGTGGACTTATATTGTGGACCAGGTGAATATGAGAACAGTAAAAAATCAACTCCTGCTCTTATTATGGATAAATTGAACTCTAAAGAAGCATTAATGAAGAAGGCAAAAAACAAGCTTCTCTTTTGGTTTAATGATTCTAATCCTATATTAACTAAAAAGCTAACAGAATGCCTCCAAACATACGGACTTGAAAACATCAAGTTTGATAAGCCATCTGTCCCATGTAATCCAATGACCGTTTTCATAACTAATTATGAGTTACCAAGTGTAGAAATTGAAACTCTTATCAGAAGACTTGATTTCCCTATTCTTGCCTTCCTCGACCCTTGGGGTTATAAAGGAATTTCCAAGGAATTGATAGATATGATTGTAAATAAGCCTTATTCAGATTGTATTTTCTTTTTCAATTATAACAGAATCAGACCAGCAATAGAAAATGAAAACGTTATTGAACACGTTCAGAAAATTCTTGGTAGCGAAGGGCTAAAAAATGTAAAAGAAAGACTTATGATGGCCACTACTCAATATCAAAAGGAAATAATTATTCTGGATGAAATTATTAAATATTTTTCTAACAATTATCGTCGGTATGTTGTTCCTTTCCGTTTTTTGACATATACAACTCAAAAGCAGCGAACAAGCCATTACATCATATTCGTTACTAAGAATAGTACTGCTCAAAAAGTAATGAAGGAAATAATGAGCAAACTTTGCTCAGACACTCATGAATTACACTTTTCGTATATTCCACCCAATCCTCAGCTTTCATTTTTAGGTATAGATCAATCTGATGAATCAAAAGAAAAAATTAAAAAAAGACTTCTCCAAACATATGCAGGAAAAGAACTTTCGTTTAAAGAACTTTACGCAAAGGAAGGTTATTATAACGTATATACTGTTGACCAATACTTTGACATATTAAAAGATCTAGAGATAGAAGGAAAAGTAGTATTTTCCCTACCACCAACCAAAAAAGGAAATGACCGCAAGTTATCAGCTGATAACCTTTACAAAATGGGAAAAGTTAAATTTGTTTAA
- a CDS encoding SPL family radical SAM protein: protein MGVERKNLLYKSGVEYADYTINHVLGCSHGCRYPCYAYLMNKRFGKIKSYNEWIQPRVVTNTLELLNKELPKIHDKIDHVNLCFSTDPFMFEQPQISKLSLEIIEILNDWNIPVETLTKGVYPKELIGISSHNNNRFGITLVSYFEDFRKAFEPGAAPIEERIKSLKVLHYAGFKTWVSIEPYPTPNIIEQDIDKLLEKISFVDKIVFGRWNYNTLSKSFENHKEFYLKISEKVQEFCEKNNIELIVKSEVYK from the coding sequence ATGGGCGTTGAAAGAAAAAACCTTTTATACAAAAGTGGTGTTGAATATGCTGACTACACGATCAACCATGTTTTAGGGTGTTCTCACGGCTGTAGATATCCCTGTTATGCCTATTTAATGAATAAGAGATTTGGAAAAATTAAGAGCTATAATGAATGGATTCAACCCAGAGTGGTGACTAATACATTGGAACTTTTAAACAAAGAGCTACCCAAGATTCATGACAAGATTGACCATGTGAACTTGTGCTTTTCAACTGACCCATTTATGTTTGAACAACCACAAATATCAAAACTCTCGTTGGAAATAATTGAAATTTTAAATGATTGGAATATCCCAGTAGAAACATTAACAAAAGGAGTGTATCCTAAAGAACTTATAGGTATTTCAAGCCACAATAACAATAGATTTGGGATAACGTTGGTTTCATATTTTGAAGATTTTAGAAAAGCTTTTGAACCAGGTGCGGCACCTATAGAGGAAAGGATAAAAAGTTTGAAAGTTTTACACTATGCAGGATTTAAGACATGGGTTAGCATTGAACCTTATCCAACTCCCAACATCATTGAGCAAGATATTGACAAGCTTTTAGAAAAGATTTCATTTGTTGATAAAATTGTTTTTGGACGCTGGAACTACAATACGCTTTCTAAGAGTTTTGAAAATCATAAAGAGTTTTATTTAAAAATAAGTGAAAAGGTTCAAGAGTTTTGCGAAAAAAATAATATTGAGCTAATTGTCAAAAGTGAGGTTTACAAATAG
- a CDS encoding acyl-CoA dehydratase activase, whose product MIAYVCKYTPVEIIKAFGEDIFCIEPKVSSYENAEKLLHPNMCSFAKAIVESVLQDDIKSLVLTNCCDSIKRVYDVLKDRMEFIEIIDLPRENTPAAAQFFYYQLERFKSRLSKRLNEEFDEEVFISQVNKLIAQNKDNNFDIAIMGARAKKELVEFVCSTAGGRVLNLTCSGERFCQNDISFDGSLESYAKVLLNFPPCMRMNIKREFIEENSFKGIIYNTIKFCDFYSFEYAKIKEKSNVLKIETDFSQNANEQIRTRVEAFVEKTLQKGNIPKSMSNKRYFAGIDSGSTSTNAVVIDSSKNILGYCTVKTGFDVVSSAKAALSEACSMAGINEDDISFITSTGYGRISIPFSNLQVTEITCHAKGAHALFSSARTIIDIGGQDSKVIKIDEDGNVLDFVMNDKCSAGTGRFIEYMARVLELDLEDFSKCLNFSEDLTISSMCTVFAESEVISLIAQGKKREDIIRAINKVVAIKAISLVNRVKGEKDFVITGGVAKNKGVVLELEKRLGCKLLIPFDPQIVGALGAAIIGLEGS is encoded by the coding sequence ATGATAGCATATGTTTGCAAATACACACCAGTTGAGATTATAAAAGCTTTCGGAGAGGATATTTTTTGTATCGAGCCAAAAGTATCTTCTTATGAAAATGCAGAAAAGCTTTTGCACCCCAACATGTGCAGCTTTGCAAAGGCCATTGTGGAATCTGTCTTGCAGGATGATATAAAAAGTCTTGTGTTGACAAACTGCTGTGATAGCATAAAAAGGGTATATGATGTTTTGAAAGATAGGATGGAATTTATAGAAATTATTGACCTTCCTCGAGAAAACACACCAGCAGCTGCCCAGTTTTTTTATTATCAGTTGGAAAGATTTAAAAGTAGACTTTCAAAGAGACTAAATGAAGAATTTGATGAAGAAGTATTTATAAGCCAAGTAAATAAGCTAATAGCTCAAAATAAAGATAACAATTTTGACATAGCAATCATGGGGGCACGTGCAAAAAAGGAATTGGTTGAATTTGTGTGTTCAACTGCGGGTGGTAGGGTTTTGAATCTTACTTGCTCTGGCGAGAGGTTCTGCCAGAATGATATCAGCTTTGATGGGAGTTTGGAAAGCTACGCAAAAGTCCTTTTAAATTTTCCTCCTTGCATGAGGATGAACATAAAAAGAGAATTTATAGAAGAAAATTCTTTTAAAGGAATTATCTACAATACAATAAAGTTTTGTGACTTTTATTCATTCGAATATGCCAAGATAAAAGAAAAAAGCAACGTGTTGAAAATTGAAACAGATTTTAGCCAAAATGCAAATGAGCAGATCAGAACGCGAGTGGAGGCATTTGTTGAGAAGACCTTGCAAAAAGGAAATATTCCAAAATCAATGTCTAATAAGAGATATTTTGCTGGAATTGACAGTGGGTCAACCTCCACCAATGCAGTTGTTATTGATAGCAGCAAGAACATTTTGGGTTACTGTACGGTAAAAACTGGGTTTGATGTGGTCTCAAGTGCAAAGGCGGCACTTTCAGAAGCTTGTAGCATGGCTGGGATAAACGAAGATGATATAAGCTTTATTACCTCAACTGGATATGGGAGAATAAGTATTCCATTTTCAAATCTTCAAGTAACAGAGATAACTTGCCATGCAAAAGGTGCCCATGCCCTTTTTTCGAGTGCAAGAACTATCATAGACATTGGTGGGCAGGATAGCAAAGTGATAAAAATAGATGAAGATGGCAATGTATTGGATTTTGTTATGAACGATAAATGTTCGGCAGGCACTGGTAGATTTATCGAATATATGGCAAGAGTTTTGGAGTTAGATCTTGAGGATTTTTCGAAGTGTTTAAATTTTTCAGAGGATTTAACAATATCGAGTATGTGCACTGTCTTTGCCGAGTCAGAAGTGATAAGTTTGATAGCACAAGGCAAGAAGAGAGAGGACATAATAAGAGCTATTAACAAGGTTGTGGCAATAAAAGCTATTTCGTTAGTAAATAGAGTAAAAGGTGAAAAGGACTTTGTAATAACAGGCGGGGTTGCAAAAAATAAAGGTGTTGTTTTAGAGCTTGAAAAAAGGCTTGGATGTAAGCTTTTGATTCCTTTTGATCCGCAAATTGTTGGTGCTTTGGGTGCAGCAATAATTGGGCTTGAGGGTAGTTAG
- a CDS encoding 2-hydroxyacyl-CoA dehydratase subunit D translates to MNYTKMYSKAINNLLQKNKNVYYLLKLGIFIGKNYVKFFPDKRLPKSLRYLHQIAFDWTYRGITSKRCVWVNLFAPAEILLAFNLDPIFVEAISAFLSGLELEDELILRAESFGISESFCSFHKVFIGAILSNLLRKPKFLLATSSICDANLNTFRFISESLNLPFFFLDIPREYSKEAKDYLKLQLKELISFVEKMTGDKLDLHKLSRIIEIENKVRSQMKECLKLLGKKQIPTTLTFEMFMLYTSHTFIGKEETLRFYKMLVEDLKSAKEKNKKGVFFIHTLPMFEDNFKNLFNFSKNLTIIGMDLNYDFLEELPADDPIEALSIKLLKNPYNSDFEKRIEHLKNLIALTSPDAVIQVCQMGCKQSIGGSMLLKEEFKKLDIPFTFIDVDCVNKKNNNHGQIKTRLEAFFESIK, encoded by the coding sequence ATGAATTACACAAAGATGTACAGCAAAGCTATCAATAACCTTCTTCAGAAAAACAAAAATGTTTATTATCTTCTTAAACTTGGTATCTTCATTGGCAAAAACTATGTGAAGTTTTTTCCTGATAAAAGGTTGCCAAAATCGCTAAGATATTTACATCAAATTGCATTTGACTGGACGTATAGAGGAATAACAAGTAAAAGATGTGTTTGGGTTAACCTATTTGCACCAGCTGAAATTTTGCTTGCATTTAATTTGGACCCAATCTTTGTTGAGGCAATCTCTGCTTTTTTGTCTGGACTTGAACTTGAAGATGAGCTAATTTTGAGGGCAGAAAGTTTTGGTATAAGCGAGAGCTTTTGTAGCTTTCACAAGGTATTTATTGGTGCTATACTTTCAAACCTCTTAAGAAAGCCAAAATTCTTGCTTGCAACCTCAAGTATTTGTGATGCAAACTTAAACACATTTAGATTTATTTCAGAAAGCTTAAATCTCCCATTTTTCTTTTTAGACATTCCAAGAGAATACTCTAAAGAGGCAAAAGATTATTTGAAGCTGCAGCTAAAAGAGCTGATTAGCTTTGTTGAAAAAATGACAGGAGACAAGCTTGATTTACATAAATTGTCGAGAATAATCGAAATAGAAAACAAAGTAAGAAGCCAAATGAAAGAATGCTTAAAACTTCTTGGGAAAAAGCAGATACCTACCACCCTGACATTTGAGATGTTTATGCTCTATACATCTCATACATTTATTGGCAAGGAGGAGACGCTAAGATTTTACAAGATGCTTGTAGAGGACTTGAAAAGTGCTAAGGAGAAGAATAAAAAGGGAGTTTTTTTTATACATACTCTTCCTATGTTTGAGGATAATTTTAAAAATCTTTTTAATTTTAGCAAGAATCTAACTATTATTGGTATGGATTTGAATTATGATTTTTTAGAAGAGCTGCCAGCAGATGACCCAATTGAAGCACTTTCCATAAAGCTTTTGAAAAATCCGTACAATAGCGATTTTGAGAAAAGAATTGAACACCTAAAGAATTTGATTGCTTTAACCTCACCGGATGCTGTGATTCAGGTTTGTCAGATGGGTTGCAAGCAGTCAATAGGAGGTAGCATGCTATTAAAGGAGGAGTTTAAAAAGCTTGATATTCCATTTACCTTTATAGATGTTGATTGTGTTAATAAGAAAAATAACAATCATGGTCAGATAAAAACTCGCCTTGAGGCATTTTTTGAAAGCATCAAGTAG
- the yfcE gene encoding phosphodiesterase → MKIGVISDTHGDYKSWEKAWEFLKDTEVIFHAGDVLYHGPRNPIPEGYNPKELSTALNTCPIPLVIAQGNCDAFVDQMMLDIPIQTPYVFSVIYGKRFMVQHGHDISDEEINRLVQKYKLDFFIIGHTHIPLLKKIGDCVLINPGSTSLSKREDKINSIGIIDDEKVRIIDLETGKEILVLEIA, encoded by the coding sequence GTGAAAATTGGTGTTATAAGCGATACTCACGGTGATTATAAATCATGGGAAAAAGCTTGGGAATTTCTAAAAGATACTGAGGTTATATTTCATGCAGGTGATGTATTGTACCATGGACCGCGCAATCCAATTCCTGAGGGATATAATCCAAAAGAACTTTCTACTGCATTGAATACTTGTCCTATTCCTTTAGTCATTGCACAAGGTAATTGCGATGCTTTTGTAGATCAAATGATGCTTGATATTCCCATACAAACTCCGTATGTTTTTTCCGTAATCTATGGTAAGAGATTTATGGTCCAACATGGGCATGATATTTCGGATGAGGAGATTAACAGATTGGTGCAGAAATATAAGTTAGACTTTTTCATAATAGGACATACCCACATTCCGCTATTAAAAAAGATTGGCGACTGTGTACTAATCAATCCTGGTTCGACCTCACTTAGCAAACGAGAAGACAAGATTAATTCAATAGGAATTATTGATGATGAGAAAGTTCGGATAATAGACTTAGAGACTGGAAAAGAGATTTTGGTTCTTGAAATAGCTTAA